From one Lemur catta isolate mLemCat1 chromosome 5, mLemCat1.pri, whole genome shotgun sequence genomic stretch:
- the LOC123638378 gene encoding histone H3.1 codes for MARTKQTARKSTGGKAPRKQLATKAARKSAPATGGVKKPHRYRPGTVALREIRRYQKSTELLIRKLPFQRLVREIAQDFKTDLRFQSSAVMALQEACEAYLVGLFEDTNLCAIHAKRVTIMPKDIQLARRIRGERA; via the coding sequence ATGGCTCGTACTAAGCAGACAGCACGCAAGTCCACCGGCGGTAAGGCGCCGCGCAAGCAGCTGGCCACCAAGGCGGCCCGCAAGAGCGCCCCGGCCACTGGTGGCGTGAAGAAGCCTCATCGCTATCGGCCCGGGACCGTGGCTCTCCGTGAGATCCGCCGCTACCAGAAGTCTACCGAGTTGCTGATCCGCAAGCTGCCTTTCCAGCGCCTGGTGCGGGAGATCGCGCAGGACTTCAAGACCGACCTGCGTTTCCAGAGCTCCGCGGTGATGGCGCTGCAGGAGGCTTGTGAGGCCTATCTGGTGGGGCTCTTTGAGGACACCAACCTCTGCGCCATCCACGCCAAGCGCGTCACGATCATGCCCAAGGATATCCAGCTCGCGCGCCGCATTCGTGGAGAGAGGGCGTAA